The DNA region aatagaaaaaataaaattattttttgtggattacATACAAAATGCGTAGGGCATAGCATATtcttatttcaataataaaTACTACACCAAATTATATTATCTAGTAAGTACTGTGAAGGAGAATTAAATGCAAATTCATAgcacattaaaaaaatgaaatcgtATAAATTACATGCTTATATTATCTAAtttattacataaatttaaaaaataaatatatgtatcTATCATGTATGTATACAGCAGTTGACGGATTAAACGCGCAGTGGTCcgacacacacatatatacacacacacacgaaTTCCTTTGACTCAATCCCTCTTTCCCCATTTTTCCCGGTAATGCTTCAATTTCATCTCGAGATCTAcctcttcatttcctctccatcAATCCATCTCCGCATCTGCTCATCTGCGTACGTCTCCTTCTCCTTCGCTCTCGAGTATTCATTTTCCTTTTCCATTTCCGCAATCATCTATTTATGCTTATTCATCGATTCgcttttgatttgatttgattattcATCCGATCTCCATCACCATTTCTGTTTATTGCCATGAATTAGCTTTTAATTGAGTTTTTCCGTTGCGTAGTTGATTAATTGGCGTATAATTGTATGATTGAATCGTATTCCATTCCTAATTTCCAGAAAAAAGGGGGGGAAGAATAATTGGATGGTGGAAAGGGGCAGAGAGAGATTTAGGGTTTGATGGGCAATACATGCCGTGGATCATTGGGAGACAAGCCTTCAGAGGTGTACAGTGAGCCGGAAGAGCAGCTGAATTCGAAGTCCGATTCCTCCTCCCGGAGCGGTGAAGACGCCCAGCCGAGCCCTAAAAAGGAGCATAGTTTGCCGCCGGTGATCTGCCCCAGCAAAGACAGCAGCAGCATCATCATGACCCGCGGCATGGCTAACCAGGCTCACTTCGTCATGGGCCACAAGACTGCCAACATCCGCGACCTATACGTGCTCGGGCATAAACTGGGGCAGGGGCAGTTCGGTACGACTTATCTCTGCACTGAGATCGCCACGGGTTTACAATTCGCTTGTAAATCGATAACTAAGAGGAAGCTGATCTCCAAGGAGGATGTGGAGGATGTTAGGAGGGAGATTCAGGTAATGCACCATCTGGCTGGGCACAAGAATATCGTCACGATTAAGGGGGCGTATGAGGACACTCTTTACGTCCATATTGTCATGGAGCTTTGCAACGGAGGTGAATTGTTCGACCGAATTATACAGAGGGGGCACTACACGGAGCAGAAGGCGGCTGAGCTGACTAAGATCGTCGTAGGTGTTGTTGAGGCTTGCCATTCACTCGGAGTTATGCATAGAGATCTTAAACCGGAGAATTTCTTGTTGGTTAACAAGGATGATGATTTCTCTCTTAAAGCTATTGATTTTGGACTCTCTGTTTTCTTCAAGCCAGGTACTAGTAACTAATTACCACTTCTAATTGCTTCGGATGTCTGTTTAAATTCGTACACTGTTTGCTTCTTCAGGGCAGATTTTCACTGATGTGGTCGGAAGCCCGTATTATGTTGCACCTGAAGTTCTGTTGAAGCATTATGGGCCACAAGCAGATGTATGGACAGCAGGAGTCATACTCTACATATTGCTTAGTGGTGTGCCTCCGTTTTGGGCTGGTAATGAGTTTGTTTATATACCCCTTGCTTTAGAGATTCGTATCCTCATTCTGAAATGATGATTTATGTTGGTTGTTCAGAAACACAACAGGGGATATTCGATGCTGTTTTGAAGGGTCACATTGACTTTGATTCCGACCCATGGCCACTGATATCGGAGAGTGCTAAGGATCTTATTCGGAAGATGCTATGCATGCATCCTGCAGACCGTGCGACTGCTCATCAAGTATTAAGTGTGTTTGCTACCCTATCTTTAATATCGTATTTTCCACTTCGTATGTCAATCAGCAATCCTTCAGCCGTGCGACTGCACATGATCGTTGTTTGCACTACACTACAAACACACCTTTAATGCTTTTTTTGCTTGAAAACCATACTAGGTCATCCTTGGATATCTGAAAATGGCGTTGCTCCTGACCGAGCCTTGGACGCGGCTGTACTTTCTCGCCTTAAGCAATTTTCTGCAATGAATAGGTTGAAGAAAATGGCTTTGAGGGTATGTAACAGGcgtatttaaatatttatagcaTTTTTCTTAGGAGGTTCTCTTCGATTTTGAGTCTGTTATCAGTTTAAGGCATCTTTCAAACAGTTATCACAAGATTTAGGAAATAGAAATAAATGGGATTCTACTCTTGCTCCAGGTAATAGCTGAAAGCTTGTCAGAAGAAGAGATAGCCGGCTTAAGAGAGATGTTTACGGCCATGGACACTGACAACAGTGGCGCGATCACATTTGACGAACTCAAAGCTGGTTTGAGGAAATATGGTTCCACATTGAAGGATACAGAAATTCGTGATCTTATGGATGCGGTATGGGCGTATCTTGTCAATAAGTTTATAGTCTGTATGCTTCTTGTTCGGTTCTTCAGTAAGAATTTTTATCAATATGTTTAAAGTTTCTGTCGTTCATAGTTGAATTGTTATTATGCTTGCAGGCTGATGTAGACAACAGTGGGACGATTGATTACGGAGAATTTATAGCAGCGACAATGCACTTGAATAAACTCGAGCGTGAGGAACATCTTTTGGCAGCATTTCGATATTTTGACAAAGATGGAAGTGGCTATATTACATTTGATGAACTCCAGCAAGCTTGCGAAGAACAACACATGTCGGATAACTTCATTGAAGATATCATCAAAGAAGTTGACCAAGATAATGTAAGTCCCCCTGCTTTGTTGAGCGATGCAAGTAATTTATCATGGATATCAGTTTAGTTAATCTTCCCCGGTACGTGATTCCAGGATGGAAGGATCGATTATGGAGAATTCGTTGCTATGATGACAAAGGGTAATGCTGGCATCGGAAGGCGGACGATGCGAAACAGCTTGAATATGAGCATGAGAGACTCTCCGGGAGCCCTTAGCTTTTCGCTTTAAACTTGCCACAGGTATTTAacaaaactttttttttccttcatctttCTCATTTCTAGGTTTTATCACAGCAGGTGAAGAAGCTCTCTTTATGTCTACAATAGAAATCCATTATTTCATTAGTTTATTGAAGTAGATATTTTATCATCAGGTCTAGTGAGACAGCATACCCCTTACCTGACCTTCACCCATCAATTCAATCCCGATTGACCGATTAAACCGTTAGCCCGACTCGCATAGGACTAGGGCGGGCGCGGTGTACAGGAAGAAGAATGTTAGAAAAGGTTTGGCTAAATATGCCTCTTAAAGTGATGCGTGTTCGAGTACGTGTCTCTGTGAAACTAGACAGGCTGTGACCTTCATACTGGAGATAGGAATGTTGTAATTTAGGATGCTTGGGAATCTATTTATAGTGTTGTATTTTTGTCtttcttttgatttattttttctgtTGGATATACGAATATCATCATATACATGAGTATTTAACAAAATGCAATCAATTTTTACAAGCAATAACAAAGTATTTGTAGATTCTCTAAGGTATTGCATTTGCTATGATTTATGGTAGCTTCTAAAATATTGGCCAAAATCTCCTCTAATTCTTGAATGCAGGTTAATGATTGAGATGATGAAGGTGTTCAATTAATTCTTTATGCAATTGCCCATATTGAATGAGGTAACAATATAAGTTTTCTCAATCGAGACCCAACTACCCATTTAATTTATCCATGCCACTCCGTAATCCCAATTTCTTCTAATTTCAATTGAATTATGACTTAGAATAATATTCTCCTAAGCATTAAGGATGGAATTATTCCTTTAAGGTAACACCTAATGCAATACTAGGACTTTTGTCGGTGATAAACGGGCCAGTTCCGATTATAATTGGCATCACCGATTCATGAAATGCGACAGCGTGGACATAATATAATTTCCACGTCACCCTCAAGTTGGATGAGCTGTCATTAGTATGAGTAGCAAATGCCTTTCAATGACTAATACCAAATTCCAATTATGACAACCATGTGCATCCTTTGTTAACTTGTCATTCTCTTCCTATTTAttgcattaaaactcaattTAATCACCaactaatctaattaatctTAACTTTCCAGGACAAGCCTAAAATGTTGTCTAAGGACTAATATTTAATATAACCTCACTTCCACCTACTACAACCAGTAAATCGAAGGTTCGTCAAACTAATTTTGTCACATCTGGCTACCTGCGAGTTAACTTAATCGGTAATACAATTGAGTCATTCTAATGATAGAATAGATGCAAAACCATTATTACCTTTTGTTAATAGTACCAACATCTAGCCCTTTACAAATTAACTTAATTGATAATGCGTTTTTCTTAGCATCAATAGATCAAAGATTCTAGTCATTGTAAGTGGCTTTGGGAAAACGGATTAATTGAGAAATTATTAGTGTGATTGACAGCAGTTCAGGTGGCAAAAATGTGACACCGACATATATAATGTcagcataaataaataaaaataataataaaataaaattcccacCGACGGCGAGAACCGAATCCAGACTGTAGCTGAACATTTTACAATTACGCGTTTATCTTCAAAATTCAACGAATTACAAACCAAACTAATCAATCAATTCAAAGAATATCATACAAATTCACATAATATGCTACAAACAACGTGTGATTGAATCCAATCGGCAGAAATCATAGCAACGAATATATCAATATAATCGGAACGGTAGATTCAGTGAATGAGAGAAGCGGCGGACCTTCCATCGTCGAAATTCTTCGCGTAATTGAACGAATCGTAGCGGAACGTCTGCGGTAGGCCGACGCCGTCGGATCCTCGCAGCTTGCGCCGCAGCTGCGAGGCGATCTTGTGGATGACGTGGCGCCAGCTGTGGCTGCCGATGGCGGCGGCCTCGTCCTCGTTCATTTCCAGATCGGCGGCGAAGGTAGGTTTTCGTGCGAGGATCCagccccatccccatccccaccACCTCCGCACCGAGCTGCCGGCGTATTCTCCCATGGCGGAGATGGATTTGGAGCGGCGCATCGcccaggcggcggcggcggaggaggaggaggacggCTGGATCTTCAGATTTagggagagggaggagaggcGGCGGCGGATCCCCGGGCCTGAGGAGGCCTCGCGTGTTGCGGATTGCGAGAGAGGGAGGGATTCGTTTCTGTGGAGGTGGAAAACGGAGCTCATTGTGAATCTGTGAATGATTTTGGATTgaattgtagagagagaaaggaggggaggagatggagaagaagagaTGGAATGATTTTTGTGTTTCCACTTTACAGCGTGTTTTTATTTGGGTTTTTGAAAACGTTTACACAGCCAAATTGTGATGATTGGTTGTTTCGTCTGTTTACATTTTGTATTccgtttttgtttttgattttcAAAATTGGGGTGGTGAGATTACAGCGTGGAGTCGTGGACTAATCTTCCCTTAATTGTGggttttttctttattaataCTTTTCATTATTCTCGAATCTTTGGTTTGTGGATGCAGTAATCAGTAATCACTTTACTTTCCATGGATTATGGCGAAAGACGGATTCGGGAAACGGAACTCGTTGAGTTAGAAATAGTGAAGAGAGTCGTAATTTGTGGTTCATCGACCAACAGGGCATCACTCACTGACAATGGTTATCATAGTTGATGATGAAATGACACGAACCACAATTCTATGGGAAACGAAACTCGTTGAGTCAAAAGATTTAGATTTTTGCCTAATTTGATCCGATCCGAggattcaaaattttattaaaaatgaatctGATCCGAAAATCCAAATTTTATGAGATATGAATCTAATCCACATTGTGTGAAATTCGAATTCGAAATCTGATCCGATTCAAAAAATCT from Salvia splendens isolate huo1 chromosome 9, SspV2, whole genome shotgun sequence includes:
- the LOC121747728 gene encoding calcium-dependent protein kinase 26; this encodes MGNTCRGSLGDKPSEVYSEPEEQLNSKSDSSSRSGEDAQPSPKKEHSLPPVICPSKDSSSIIMTRGMANQAHFVMGHKTANIRDLYVLGHKLGQGQFGTTYLCTEIATGLQFACKSITKRKLISKEDVEDVRREIQVMHHLAGHKNIVTIKGAYEDTLYVHIVMELCNGGELFDRIIQRGHYTEQKAAELTKIVVGVVEACHSLGVMHRDLKPENFLLVNKDDDFSLKAIDFGLSVFFKPGQIFTDVVGSPYYVAPEVLLKHYGPQADVWTAGVILYILLSGVPPFWAETQQGIFDAVLKGHIDFDSDPWPLISESAKDLIRKMLCMHPADRATAHQVLSHPWISENGVAPDRALDAAVLSRLKQFSAMNRLKKMALRVIAESLSEEEIAGLREMFTAMDTDNSGAITFDELKAGLRKYGSTLKDTEIRDLMDAADVDNSGTIDYGEFIAATMHLNKLEREEHLLAAFRYFDKDGSGYITFDELQQACEEQHMSDNFIEDIIKEVDQDNDGRIDYGEFVAMMTKGNAGIGRRTMRNSLNMSMRDSPGALSFSL
- the LOC121747730 gene encoding uncharacterized protein LOC121747730, which codes for MSSVFHLHRNESLPLSQSATREASSGPGIRRRLSSLSLNLKIQPSSSSSAAAAWAMRRSKSISAMGEYAGSSVRRWWGWGWGWILARKPTFAADLEMNEDEAAAIGSHSWRHVIHKIASQLRRKLRGSDGVGLPQTFRYDSFNYAKNFDDGRSAASLIH